Proteins from a genomic interval of uncultured Flavobacterium sp.:
- a CDS encoding ATP-binding protein, whose amino-acid sequence MESKKSYTALKVLFSYVALLALVVTVGWFLYSENVVYNKLEDKIAFEKTKILRVSKLFSNVYKTESLARKTIQTNSESDFKSYLTETDSLKSRIDTLKQIVTTQYQKTLLDSVTYYLSEKTKNIQQLKTIKNKADDEVSVNTAIDEITKMEFKLRKLELQDFTKNPNQLGSYQKNVLQKYVDYLNQNIPDDSTNTLSKQASDSILANSKKLLSSVKMRAEKKKESLNFEENKLLKNEIAISEQLRKVLRIIEREIIINSIKNNSLKEKSLKKVNEIVTASAIIGLVLTLFFSILIVSDYSKSQLYKKQLEIANFKTKNLLKSREQLISTVSHDLKTPLSTIVGYSELLGNSDVNTKQSYFIKNIKNSSEYITQLVQDLLDFSQIEAGKISIEKVPLLLPEIIEEVAKSIQTVYKQKNIDLIINVDEKLNSRIVGDPFRLKQILSNIIGNAYKFTEEGFIKISAYTNDNDQFFTIAIEDSGIGIEKANQKLVFEEFAQANENIEKKYGGTGLGLSICQKIISILGGNLQLESTFGKGSTFKIQLPLLFDSSQNLVSEVKKPIWGNTKKQTFIVLDDDINLLNLTSGVLKQEGHNVLSFNSAIKALEAIKTTSFDFVITDIQMPETDGFAFLEKLKNSENTTYKNQPVIALTGRTDLEFSAYSEAGFTTVIKKPYSPKVLLETIGHILENDELPNTEIIENDENTSQQLYSLKTLNEFLSNDKEALKEIIKSFMESSTENLTLLENAIKEKNRNEIKSIAHRIAPMFKQIEVHEIGDILKKLETNNFEISEMKSIFKDLKAKTNLLFEVLKQEIA is encoded by the coding sequence ATGGAGAGCAAAAAAAGTTACACAGCCCTAAAAGTCCTTTTTAGCTACGTTGCATTACTGGCTTTGGTTGTTACTGTGGGATGGTTTTTATATTCAGAAAATGTAGTTTACAATAAATTGGAGGATAAAATTGCTTTCGAAAAAACCAAAATTTTAAGAGTCAGCAAATTATTCTCGAATGTTTACAAAACGGAGAGTCTGGCCCGAAAAACAATTCAGACAAACTCAGAAAGCGACTTTAAAAGTTATCTTACTGAAACAGATTCCTTAAAATCCAGAATCGACACTTTAAAACAAATTGTTACGACTCAATATCAAAAAACATTATTAGATAGTGTTACTTATTATTTGTCTGAAAAAACGAAAAACATTCAGCAATTAAAAACTATAAAAAATAAAGCCGACGACGAGGTTTCTGTAAATACCGCTATCGACGAAATTACCAAAATGGAGTTCAAACTCCGAAAATTAGAACTTCAGGATTTTACCAAAAATCCAAATCAGTTAGGAAGTTATCAAAAAAATGTCCTTCAGAAATATGTTGATTATCTAAATCAGAATATTCCGGACGACAGCACCAATACTTTAAGCAAACAAGCTTCTGATTCTATTTTGGCTAATTCGAAAAAGCTTTTGAGTTCTGTAAAAATGCGCGCTGAAAAGAAAAAGGAATCGTTGAATTTTGAGGAAAATAAATTACTGAAAAATGAAATTGCAATTTCTGAACAGCTTCGAAAAGTACTCCGAATTATCGAAAGAGAAATTATCATTAACTCGATAAAAAACAACTCCTTAAAAGAAAAATCTCTTAAAAAAGTCAACGAAATTGTAACGGCTTCGGCTATTATTGGTTTAGTATTGACTTTGTTTTTCTCTATTTTGATTGTGAGTGATTACTCTAAATCGCAATTGTATAAAAAACAGCTTGAGATTGCCAATTTCAAGACCAAAAATCTGCTTAAAAGTCGGGAACAATTAATTTCGACGGTTAGTCATGATTTAAAAACGCCGTTGAGCACTATTGTAGGTTATTCAGAGCTTTTGGGCAATTCTGATGTTAATACCAAACAATCGTATTTTATTAAAAACATCAAAAACTCTTCTGAATATATTACCCAATTAGTTCAGGATTTACTGGACTTTTCTCAAATTGAAGCGGGGAAAATTTCTATCGAAAAAGTTCCTCTTTTATTACCCGAAATTATCGAAGAAGTTGCCAAAAGTATTCAAACCGTTTACAAGCAAAAAAACATCGATCTTATTATTAATGTCGATGAAAAGCTGAATTCGAGAATAGTTGGTGATCCGTTTCGATTGAAGCAAATTCTCAGCAATATCATTGGGAATGCTTATAAATTTACCGAAGAAGGCTTTATAAAAATTAGTGCTTATACTAATGATAACGATCAATTTTTTACGATTGCAATTGAAGACTCCGGAATTGGAATTGAAAAAGCAAACCAAAAATTAGTTTTTGAAGAATTTGCTCAGGCGAATGAAAATATCGAAAAAAAATATGGCGGAACTGGTTTAGGATTATCAATCTGCCAGAAAATAATTTCTATTCTAGGTGGGAATTTACAGCTTGAAAGCACTTTTGGAAAAGGAAGTACTTTTAAAATTCAACTTCCATTATTGTTCGATTCCAGCCAAAATTTAGTTTCTGAAGTTAAAAAACCGATCTGGGGAAATACTAAAAAACAAACTTTTATTGTTCTTGACGACGATATCAATCTTTTGAATTTAACGAGCGGCGTTTTAAAACAAGAAGGCCATAATGTCTTATCATTTAATAGCGCAATCAAAGCTTTAGAAGCTATTAAAACCACTTCTTTTGACTTTGTGATTACCGATATTCAGATGCCGGAAACGGATGGTTTTGCATTTCTTGAGAAATTAAAAAATTCCGAAAACACTACTTACAAAAATCAACCTGTAATTGCATTGACAGGAAGAACTGATTTGGAATTTTCGGCTTATTCTGAAGCTGGTTTTACAACGGTGATAAAGAAACCTTATTCTCCAAAAGTATTACTTGAAACAATTGGACACATTCTTGAAAATGACGAATTGCCGAATACTGAAATTATAGAAAATGATGAAAATACTTCGCAACAATTGTACTCCTTAAAAACTTTGAATGAATTTTTAAGCAACGACAAAGAAGCTTTGAAGGAGATTATAAAATCGTTTATGGAAAGCAGTACCGAAAATTTGACTTTGCTGGAAAACGCGATTAAAGAAAAAAACAGAAACGAAATCAAATCAATTGCTCATAGAATTGCTCCAATGTTCAAACAAATTGAGGTGCACGAAATTGGCGATATTTTGAAAAAGCTGGAGACAAACAATTTTGAAATTTCTGAAATGAAAAGTATTTTTAAAGATTTAAAAGCAAAAACTAATTTGCTTTTTGAAGTCTTAAAACAAGAAATAGCTTAA
- a CDS encoding FAD-dependent oxidoreductase, translated as MELSYWELKNWFTNVDYTIVGSGIVGLHAALRLRERFPAAKILVLEKGMLPQGASTKNAGFACFGSLSEIMDDLKTHSEEDVINLIEKRWKGLQLLRKRLGDAAIDFKPHGGYELFLKEDELSFGECISKLPFINEILKPLFKADVFNKETDRFGFGNIQEYLIFNPFEAQIDTGNMMQELLRQAVSENILILNQQTVTGYSDLGNQVEIELNGFSFTTKKMLFATNGFANALTKGAVQPARAQVLITEPIRNLDIKGTFHLDRGYYYFRNINDRILLGGGRNLDFETENTTEFGQTKIVQNKLEDLLKNVILPNQDFQIAHRWSGIMGIGNSKSPVVSQLSENVFCGVRLGGMGVAIGSLVGTELADLI; from the coding sequence ATGGAATTGAGTTACTGGGAACTGAAAAATTGGTTTACAAATGTTGACTATACTATTGTTGGCAGTGGTATCGTAGGATTGCACGCGGCATTACGCTTACGCGAAAGATTTCCGGCTGCAAAAATTCTCGTGTTAGAAAAAGGAATGTTGCCACAAGGCGCGAGTACCAAAAATGCCGGATTTGCCTGTTTTGGAAGCCTTTCTGAAATTATGGATGATCTCAAAACACATTCAGAAGAAGATGTTATTAATCTTATAGAGAAACGATGGAAAGGTTTGCAATTGCTCCGAAAAAGATTGGGAGATGCTGCAATTGATTTTAAACCTCATGGCGGATATGAATTATTCCTGAAAGAAGATGAACTTAGTTTTGGAGAATGTATTTCGAAATTGCCTTTTATAAACGAAATTCTAAAACCACTTTTCAAAGCCGATGTTTTTAACAAAGAAACAGACCGTTTTGGTTTTGGAAATATTCAGGAATATTTAATATTTAATCCGTTTGAAGCCCAAATCGATACCGGAAATATGATGCAGGAATTGTTGCGACAAGCAGTTTCTGAAAATATTTTAATATTGAACCAACAAACGGTAACCGGATATTCTGATTTAGGAAATCAAGTCGAAATTGAATTGAATGGTTTTAGTTTTACTACAAAAAAAATGCTTTTTGCGACAAATGGTTTTGCAAATGCTTTAACAAAAGGAGCAGTTCAGCCCGCAAGAGCACAAGTTTTAATTACAGAGCCAATTCGGAATTTAGATATAAAAGGGACTTTTCATCTGGATCGCGGATATTATTATTTCAGAAATATAAATGATAGAATTTTACTTGGAGGCGGACGAAACCTGGATTTTGAAACTGAAAATACTACTGAATTTGGACAAACGAAAATTGTGCAAAATAAATTGGAGGATTTACTTAAAAATGTAATTTTACCAAATCAGGATTTCCAGATAGCACACCGTTGGAGTGGTATTATGGGAATTGGAAATAGTAAAAGTCCGGTTGTTTCTCAACTGTCTGAAAACGTGTTTTGTGGAGTGCGTTTAGGCGGAATGGGAGTTGCAATTGGCAGTTTAGTAGGAACAGAATTAGCAGATTTAATATAA
- a CDS encoding S9 family peptidase, giving the protein MKKVLFTTLIMMSLNAIGQNVMSPELLWKLGRVSALGLSKDAKNVVFKVSTPSVEENKSSSKFYIVPVTGGNATEIKDTKEVLADKNVSPDGKFLVYNEEVKVDKVLGKDFYPKLNKSEVQIYDGLDYRHWDTWNEGKFNHVFYKENKDGAKGIDILKGENFDSPQKPFGGDEDYIWSPDGKSILYVCKKKAGTQYAISTNTDIYEYNLETQKTTNRTEGNLGYDTAPQFSPTGNLTWLQMKRDGYEADKNDIIVEFKGIKTNLTANWDGTVDNFIWSKDGKNVFFVAPVDGTKQLFTVNFPGLTKIAIQVRQLTNGDFDVTDLVDFASDDIIVARNDMNHASEIFSFNLKKNTWKQLSNVNTETYKTLAISKTEKRYVTTTDGKKMLVWVVLPPNFDASKKYPTLLFCQGGPQSALTQSYSFRWNFQLMAAKGYVVVAPNRRGMPGHGVEWNEQISKDWGGQVMDDYLSAIDDVSKESYVDKSRLGCVGASYGGYSVFYLAGIHKNRFKTFIAHDGVFNTVSMLGTTEEVFFNNWDFGGAYWEKDNAVAQKTYTTFNPATLVQNWNKPILIVQGGKDFRVPIGQGQEAFQAAQLRGIKSRLVYFPDENHWVLKPQNAQVWQGEFFKWLEETL; this is encoded by the coding sequence ATGAAAAAAGTACTATTTACAACCCTAATAATGATGAGTTTAAACGCTATCGGGCAGAATGTAATGTCTCCGGAATTGTTATGGAAACTAGGAAGAGTGAGCGCACTCGGACTTTCAAAAGATGCAAAAAATGTTGTTTTTAAGGTTTCTACTCCTTCTGTAGAAGAAAACAAATCGTCTTCTAAATTTTACATTGTACCTGTAACTGGTGGAAATGCAACTGAAATCAAAGACACTAAAGAAGTTTTGGCAGACAAAAATGTTTCGCCTGACGGAAAATTTTTAGTGTACAATGAAGAGGTTAAAGTTGACAAAGTTTTAGGTAAAGATTTTTATCCGAAATTAAACAAATCAGAAGTTCAGATTTACGATGGTTTAGATTATCGTCATTGGGACACTTGGAATGAAGGGAAATTCAACCATGTTTTTTACAAAGAAAATAAAGATGGTGCAAAAGGAATTGACATCTTAAAGGGTGAAAATTTTGATTCTCCGCAAAAACCATTTGGTGGCGACGAAGATTATATCTGGTCTCCTGACGGAAAAAGTATCTTGTATGTTTGCAAGAAAAAAGCGGGAACTCAATATGCAATTTCTACGAACACTGATATTTATGAGTACAACTTAGAAACTCAAAAAACTACAAACAGAACCGAAGGTAATTTGGGTTACGATACAGCGCCACAATTTTCTCCAACCGGAAACCTGACTTGGCTGCAAATGAAGCGTGATGGTTATGAAGCTGATAAAAACGACATTATTGTTGAGTTTAAAGGAATCAAAACTAATTTAACTGCAAATTGGGATGGAACTGTAGATAATTTTATCTGGAGTAAAGATGGTAAAAATGTATTTTTTGTGGCTCCGGTTGATGGTACAAAACAACTTTTTACAGTAAACTTTCCGGGATTGACAAAAATTGCAATTCAGGTTCGTCAGTTGACAAATGGTGATTTTGATGTTACTGATTTAGTTGATTTTGCTAGTGATGATATTATTGTTGCAAGAAATGATATGAACCACGCTTCGGAGATTTTTTCTTTTAATTTGAAGAAAAACACTTGGAAACAATTGTCTAATGTAAACACAGAAACGTACAAAACTTTAGCAATTAGCAAAACTGAAAAACGTTATGTTACAACTACTGACGGCAAAAAAATGTTGGTTTGGGTAGTATTACCTCCAAATTTTGATGCTTCTAAAAAATATCCAACTTTATTATTTTGCCAGGGCGGACCACAATCTGCGCTGACACAATCTTATTCTTTCCGTTGGAATTTTCAATTAATGGCTGCTAAAGGTTATGTTGTTGTTGCTCCAAACCGTCGTGGAATGCCAGGACATGGTGTTGAATGGAATGAGCAAATTAGTAAAGATTGGGGCGGACAGGTTATGGACGATTACTTATCTGCAATTGACGATGTGTCTAAAGAAAGTTACGTTGACAAAAGCCGTTTAGGATGTGTTGGCGCAAGTTACGGAGGATATTCTGTGTTTTATTTAGCGGGTATTCATAAAAACCGTTTCAAAACTTTTATCGCTCATGATGGTGTTTTCAATACGGTAAGTATGTTGGGAACTACTGAAGAGGTTTTCTTTAACAACTGGGATTTTGGTGGTGCTTATTGGGAAAAAGATAATGCTGTTGCTCAAAAAACCTACACGACTTTTAATCCTGCTACTTTGGTTCAAAACTGGAATAAACCAATTTTAATTGTTCAGGGCGGGAAAGATTTCCGTGTGCCAATTGGACAAGGACAAGAGGCTTTTCAAGCTGCACAATTAAGAGGAATCAAGAGCCGTTTGGTTTATTTCCCTGATGAAAATCACTGGGTTTTAAAACCGCAAAACGCTCAGGTTTGGCAAGGTGAATTTTTTAAATGGTTAGAAGAAACGCTTTAA
- a CDS encoding sigma-54 dependent transcriptional regulator, which yields MPKILLIEDDISFCKLLEKFLVKKAYEVTIAFSAAEAKTAIKNESFDLILTDLRLPDSDGIGLMSEFKISHPHIPVILMTGYSDVNTAVKAIKNGAADYISKPFNPDEVLLVITNALQHSEVGEPPVKEKKSNKKSVTTENEFVRGISVASKKLLDHIHLVSPTDMSVLIIGESGTGKEIIAKSIHQQSTRKNNNFIAVDCGAIPKELAASEFFGHLKGSFTGAINDKIGYFEAANGGTIFLDEIGNLSYENQIQLLRALQERKIKPVGSNKEINVDIRIITATNEDLREAVKNGDFREDLYHRINEFSILSPSLKERDEDLMVFADYFLEKANQQLNKDIIGFSPEVVTIFQNYNWPGNLRELQNCVKRATLLSQGNYIESDVLPAEFFQIQKQQNNNGNFSLSENEKEAIIHALSKAKNNKSEAAKLLKITRKTLYNKLKQYNID from the coding sequence ATGCCAAAGATATTATTGATAGAAGATGACATTTCGTTTTGCAAATTATTAGAAAAATTTCTGGTAAAAAAAGCATACGAAGTAACTATTGCTTTCTCAGCTGCAGAAGCCAAAACAGCAATCAAAAACGAATCATTTGATTTGATTTTGACAGATCTTCGTTTGCCTGATTCTGATGGTATTGGACTTATGTCAGAATTTAAAATTTCTCATCCTCATATTCCTGTTATCCTCATGACAGGTTACTCTGATGTTAATACAGCAGTAAAAGCGATCAAAAATGGCGCTGCTGATTATATCTCAAAACCTTTCAATCCAGATGAGGTTTTACTGGTTATCACAAATGCATTGCAACATTCTGAAGTTGGAGAACCTCCTGTAAAAGAAAAGAAATCAAATAAAAAATCAGTTACAACAGAAAATGAATTTGTACGTGGAATTTCTGTTGCTTCAAAAAAACTTTTAGATCATATCCATTTGGTAAGTCCAACAGATATGTCAGTTTTGATTATTGGCGAAAGCGGAACCGGAAAAGAAATTATTGCCAAAAGTATTCATCAGCAAAGTACCAGAAAAAACAATAATTTTATTGCAGTTGATTGTGGAGCGATTCCGAAAGAATTGGCGGCAAGTGAATTCTTCGGACATTTAAAAGGATCTTTTACCGGTGCCATAAATGACAAGATTGGGTATTTTGAAGCAGCCAATGGCGGAACTATTTTTTTAGATGAAATAGGAAACCTTTCTTATGAAAATCAAATTCAGTTATTAAGAGCGCTTCAGGAACGAAAAATAAAACCTGTAGGTAGCAATAAAGAAATTAACGTCGATATAAGGATTATTACTGCTACAAATGAAGATTTGCGTGAAGCAGTAAAAAACGGCGATTTTAGAGAAGATTTATACCATAGAATCAACGAATTCTCAATCTTGTCTCCATCATTAAAGGAACGTGATGAAGATTTAATGGTTTTTGCCGATTATTTTCTGGAGAAAGCCAATCAGCAATTAAATAAAGACATCATCGGATTTTCGCCGGAAGTAGTTACTATTTTTCAAAATTACAATTGGCCGGGAAACCTGCGTGAATTACAAAATTGTGTCAAACGTGCGACTCTTTTATCCCAGGGGAATTATATTGAAAGTGATGTTTTGCCCGCAGAGTTTTTTCAGATACAAAAACAACAAAATAACAATGGCAATTTTTCATTATCAGAAAACGAAAAAGAAGCTATTATTCATGCCTTATCAAAAGCAAAAAACAACAAATCTGAAGCTGCAAAGTTGTTAAAGATTACCAGAAAAACACTTTATAATAAACTAAAGCAATATAATATCGATTAA